Below is a genomic region from Leucobacter exalbidus.
CCGCGGTGCCTCAGGCCCCGCGGTACACCTCGCAGCAAGAAGCGGCTCGCGCTCGCCTGCGGCAGATGGGCGTAGTGGGGGACACCAGCGAGGGCATGCTGAATCTCGATGACGTGCTGCGTCGTCGTCGCAGCAGCTAGAACCCGCAGTTCAGCGTCATATTTGTGACGCACAAACGGCGTGTTTAATTTTTCTGCGCCGTTACCCGGCTGATATTCTGAAGCTCGTTAAGGGTCTGTAGCGCAGTTGGTAGCGCGCCTCGTTCGCATCGAGGAGGTCAGGGGTTCGATTCCCCTCAGATCCACTCTAAATAAGCCTCTGATCAGGTTTTTCTCACGGCGCTGAGATTATTTCATCTTCGTGTCAACACTCACGCCAACGGGACACATGTTTTCGTTTGCTGTGCTTCACTTGCAGGCCGCGGTCTGCAAGGCCGTTCTTGGGGTGGCGCTGCGGTAGCGCTAAACTTCGATCACTTGCGTGCGCATGAAGTGGGGCGGCTGGGAACTAGAATATGCAAGTGACCCCCACTATCTGGCTTTCCCTTGTGTCTACGAGTGTAGTTATTAGCCTCACTCCCGGTGCCGGAGCCATCAACACCATGGCGAATTCGCTGTCAGTGGGGTGGAGGCGCTCCTTCTGGGGCGTACTTGGCCAGCAGCTTGCGTTAATGGCTTACCTGATCATCGTCGCGGCTGGCGTCGGAGTGTTCGTGGCGAACTCTCCGATCATGTTCAATACCATTCGGTATCTTGGAGCGGCCTACCTGGTCTACCTCGGTATTCGACAGCTTCTCGCCCGGCCGACGGCCTCAACGGCCCCCGACAAGACCGAGATGGAAGCCGTCGGCGCGTCAGTCGGAGCGCTCATTCTGCGTGGATTCTGGGTGAACATCTTGAACCCCAAGGCTGTGGTGTTCTTTTTGGCCTTCGTGCCCCAGTTCATTAAGCCCGACCTGCCACTGGTGCCGCAATACACACTGCTCGCCGTGACATTGGTGGCTGTGGACGTATTAGTCATGTGGGGGTTCTTTGCGACCGCTGCGAAACCATTTCGTGGCTTCGCAGCAACCCCGCGAGGGCAACGCATCATCGGCCTCGTGTTTGGGGTGCTGTTTGTGCTCATGGGAATTCTGCTGCTGTTCTTGCACTAGACACGAACACGCGGGTGTACAAAACAGGGTCTGACATCCGCTAAGCTTAGTTCTTGGGCCCCTATAGCTCAGCGGTAGAGCTTCGGACTTTTAATCCGCAGGTCGTAGGTTCGATCCCTACTGGGGGCACCAAAGTAACACAATAATACGCCTGGTCAGAAACTATTTCTGACTGGGCGTTTTTTTGTTGTCGTAATAATCCGCAGGTCACGTGGGGCAAATCTGGGGCAGCGACGTCGCCCTAGGCGAGCGGCCTCCGTGTTAAACCTCACCTTTTATGCCTGGTGGAGCGTACCGCGGTACTGAGTATTTAGTCGATGCGGTAGGACTCAAAGTTTCCAGTGACTTGGCGCCTAGGGCATGTCTCGTAAATGTTGTGTCCAGGCGATGACCGCGTGAAGTAACACTGCTGCCCGGTACGTCAACGACAGTTTGTCGTACCGGGTTGCGATGCCTCGCCACTGTTTCACGTGGCAGAACCGTCGCTCGATCACGTTACGTCCTCGATAGTTCTCGGCGTCGAGTTTGGGTGGGCGACCGCCCTGACTTCCGCGGCGTTTGCGATGCCCGATCTGGTCTCTCGGTTCAGGGATGACCGCCTCAATGCTGCGCTCGCGTAGATGGGCGCGAATTGCGCGAGACGAGTATGCCTTGTCGCCGCGGACCGCGTCCGGGCGAGTGCGCGGCCTGCCAGGCCCGGTTCGTTCCACACGCAGAATCTCAAGCAGCGGCAATAACATCGGCGAATCGCCGTCTTGCCCGGCCGTGCAGACAGTCACCAGCGGCAACCCGTTGCCGTCTACGAGCTGATGAATTTTAGTCGAGAGGCCGCCGCGAGAACGACCCACCGCATGATCAAGCGGCTCGGTCAGCAGATTCTTGTAATTCGATGTATCCCTTTTTTAGGCGCGTCACGTTCGTTGCGTGCTGATGCGCGCGAGCGATCGTGGAGTCCACCGAAATCGACCAATCAACCATTCCGGCAGCATCTGCCTCCGCCATCAATTGGCCAAGGAGGGCATCCCAGGTGCCGTCTGCGGCCATGCGGCGATGCCACCGCCACACTGTCTGCCAAGGTCCGAACGCGGCAGGAAGATCACGCCAAGCAATGCCGCACCGGTAGCGATAAATGATGCCCTCGACCATGGTGCGGGCATCGGCATAGGGGCGCCCTTGTCGACCAGTCGGGCCAGGAAGCGATCCCGAAATCAGGTTCCACTGGTCATCGTTGAGGAGCTGGAATCTTGACACGCATCAACGATCCCAGACTCCACCCCAAATCTTTACGAGACACGCCCTAGTACTCGGTGATGGTTATTGAGCGGGCTCAATAATCGAGTAAGGATAAAGCCGCATCCTGTGCTCGATGGAAAAGTGAGCAAGGCTGCTCTGCACGCAAAGCAGCCTTGCTCTTTCAAGACGTGAATGCTTCACTGGCTGCATGAGCCACTTGTCCTCTGCGATCGTTCGTTACACCGCGTGCGCGCTGGGCGTTTTCTCGGCAGGGCTGGCCCTCGCCGGGTGCGCGAGTTCAGCCGCAGCCCCGTCAGAGACGCCTGCTGAGTCTGTCGCTGTGCTGGGAACCTGGGCCGAAGCGCAAAGCGCCCACCCCGCAAACATCGAGATCAAGGACGGCAACCAATTTGTCGCGTTTGACGGCTGCAATACGTTGAACGGTACCTGGCAGCAAGACGGGGAGACCGTCGCTTTCGAGACGATTTCTACGACTGAAATGGCGTGCTCAGACGAGGCCTGGCTCACTGGCCTCGCAACCGGGCACATTGCGGGCACCGAAATGACCATTCTTGACGCCGAAGATCATGAACTGGGGCGTCTCATTCGTGACAAATGATCGACCGCCACGCGCACGATAGCTGCGCTCGAGGTGAACTTCGGGTGGTCTCGGGTGTGTGATCAGCGAGACCCGCGTAGACTCGCTGAGTCGACCGGCTGTCCTCGGTCACAGGTGGAGTGAAATCGTGTCTCGTGAATATATGCGCCCCGTGCTGCAGCCCAGCGCACGCTTCGACTGGCGTATCGGCGCCGACGAACCCGGGGCCGTCTCGCGCCTCGCTCAAGAGACCTCCTGGGCGCTGCTCGACCGCGTACGCAGCGTTGCCGACCCCGCCGTAGTTGAGCGAGTCGTGGGCCTCGCGGCAGGCGACGAGGGTATCGACGACATCGCCGAGCTGTGGGCTCGCGAAGGCGAGCACTCGCTCGCGGGCGTGCTGTGGCGCCTGTACTTGCTGCGTCGGGCGGTTGCCGCTGATGCCGCCGGATCAGCCGACCTGTTTCGCCGCGGCATCGTGGCCGCAGAAACCATTGACCCGGTGGTGGCGGGTGCCACCGATCCGGTGACGCCCGAGTCGATCTCACTGCTGTGCGAAACAATATTGCGTGGAGCTTTCTTGGGGGACATGGGTGCCGCGCTTGATCGGGCGGCCAGCTACTGCCGCGTGATGTCATTGGGGTCGGCCGATCTGGCTGATGCCCGCGACATCTTGGACGACGAACACGCGGCTCACCTTACATCGCGCGCCCTGCGGTATTCCACGATGGCCCACGAACTGCACGCCGGGGCACGCCGCTGGCGCGACGGTACCCTCGCGTAGTTGAGGAGCTCAGCGGATGAGGTAACCCTGGGACGCAGGCGCACCCGGGCCGGGGAACCTGTGCACCAAACAGCACTCTCCACTACAATTAAGAATGCCGGGCCGCAGTAACCCCGGGCTCCAATTTTTGCCGCTTCGAGCGGCCTCCCGCCGAGAGGCGTTTCTGCGGCTCGGTTTTTTCATGCCCAAAATAATGGGCGGCAGAACTTTGTTCCGTGAGTGGTTATGCCCGCTATGTTTACGGTCGCCGTATCTGAAGCAGCGATGGGCGCAGCGCTACCCCACATGCACCCATGGGCGATGCTGCACCTGGGGTTCTGCCTCACGCAGCACCTCGCGCGTGACGGGGGCAATTTCACCCTCACCGAATAACAAGAACCGCAGCAGATTCAATGCCGGGTTGCCCTCGGTCCACCTGAAGTACAGGTGCGGTGAGACGCCGGCCACGGCCTGCAGATGCAGCGCCACAGCGGCCAACGCGTTGGGCACGCTCGTGCTTTGTACCGTGAAAATGTCGTACCCGTAGCGATTGGTGCCCTTCACCTCGAGGTCGCCCTCGAAGTCAGAACTGTCGGTGATCTCGACCTCGATGAAAATAACCGAGGCGTGAGGCAGCCCGTGGGCGGCACGCGCATGCCGCAGTTTCGCCTCGTACCGTTCGGGGGAGACATCGGTGGGTTCGTGCGCGATCAACCGCACCACCTCGCCCTGAGCGTCGAGCATCTGCTGCGCTGCGGCATCGAGGGTCACCGCGGTCGCCCGAAGCTCCATCGAGCGGGCAACGCGTGACACGAAGCTCACAATCACAATGCCCAGAATGAAGAGCCCCGCGATTCTGATGCCGTCGGGCCGCTCGATGACGTTCGCAATCGTGGTGTAGATGAACACCACCGAGATGATGGAGAAGCCGATGGTGGCGCCCTTTTGGTGTGCCGCCCGCGCGTGCAGGGTGACGGCGATTGCGGCCGATGTGATGAGCACGAGCACGCCTGTGGCGTAGGCGCTGCCCTGCGCGTCAACGCTCGCCTGAAAGATGATCGTGATGAGAAACCCGACCGCGGTGAATACGAGCACGAGGGGGCGGGTGGCGCGGGCCCACGCGGGTGCCATGCCGAAGTGGGGCAGGTAGCGGGGCACGATGTTGAGCAGCCCAGCCATGGCCGATGCCCCGGCGAACCACAAGATGGCGATCGTGATGGCGTCATAGGCGGTGCCAAACCCCTCACCCAGATAGGTGTGGGCGAGGTAGGCGAGGGCACGGCCGTTCGCGGCGCCGCCGGGCTGAAACTCGGCCGCGGGAATCAGGGCGACCGTCGTAATGGACGACGTCACGAGAAACCCACTCATAATGAGCGCTGAGGTGGTGAGCAGCCGCTTTGCGCCGCGAATACGGCCGACAGGGTTCTCTTCGGTGTCGTTGGCGTCACCGCGAATCTGAGGCATTACCGCGACGCCGGTCTCGAACCCCGAAAGTCCCAGCGCGAGTTTCGGAAATACGACGAGCGCGATGGCGATCACGAACAGGGGATCGCCGTGCTGGGTGGTGAGCACGTTCCACCAGTCACCGAGCATCACCGGGTGCTGAATCAGCTCGGCGGTAGCGACCGCGATCACCACGAGGTTGGCGACGAGAAACAGCCCCACGAGCACGGTGGCGAGTTTGATGGCCTCGCGAAAGCCGCGCAGAAATACAACGCCGAGGCCCGCGAGCAGGGCGAGGGTGATTACGACTTCTTGGCCGTGAAACGCGGCGGGTGTGAACGGGTTCTCGATGAGGTGGGCCGAGGCATCGGCTGCAGACAGCGTCATCGTAATCATGAAATCGGTGGCCGCGAAGCCGAGCAGCGCGAGAATCACCAGCTTGCCGCCCCAGCGCGGCAAG
It encodes:
- a CDS encoding LysE family transporter, with the protein product MQVTPTIWLSLVSTSVVISLTPGAGAINTMANSLSVGWRRSFWGVLGQQLALMAYLIIVAAGVGVFVANSPIMFNTIRYLGAAYLVYLGIRQLLARPTASTAPDKTEMEAVGASVGALILRGFWVNILNPKAVVFFLAFVPQFIKPDLPLVPQYTLLAVTLVAVDVLVMWGFFATAAKPFRGFAATPRGQRIIGLVFGVLFVLMGILLLFLH
- a CDS encoding IS5 family transposase (programmed frameshift) — its product is MSRFQLLNDDQWNLISGSLPGPTGRQGRPYADARTMVEGIIYRYRCGIAWRDLPAAFGPWQTVWRWHRRMAADGTWDALLGQLMAEADAAGMVDWSISVDSTIARAHQHATNVTRLKKGTSNYKNLLTEPLDHAVGRSRGGLSTKIHQLVDGNGLPLVTVCTAGQDGDSPMLLPLLEILRVERTGPGRPRTRPDAVRGDKAYSSRAIRAHLRERSIEAVIPEPRDQIGHRKRRGSQGGRPPKLDAENYRGRNVIERRFCHVKQWRGIATRYDKLSLTYRAAVLLHAVIAWTQHLRDMP
- a CDS encoding META domain-containing protein → MSHLSSAIVRYTACALGVFSAGLALAGCASSAAAPSETPAESVAVLGTWAEAQSAHPANIEIKDGNQFVAFDGCNTLNGTWQQDGETVAFETISTTEMACSDEAWLTGLATGHIAGTEMTILDAEDHELGRLIRDK
- a CDS encoding amino acid transporter, with amino-acid sequence MYRPNPHATQRAQHYGCGSPQRVWLTAETAEAPGRHSGPHGRPEPERRTHWLRVMCLTGLDYFSTLGYQPAIAALAAGAVAPLATIVLVAITLAGALPVYRRVAEQSPHGTGSISMLAKLLPRWGGKLVILALLGFAATDFMITMTLSAADASAHLIENPFTPAAFHGQEVVITLALLAGLGVVFLRGFREAIKLATVLVGLFLVANLVVIAVATAELIQHPVMLGDWWNVLTTQHGDPLFVIAIALVVFPKLALGLSGFETGVAVMPQIRGDANDTEENPVGRIRGAKRLLTTSALIMSGFLVTSSITTVALIPAAEFQPGGAANGRALAYLAHTYLGEGFGTAYDAITIAILWFAGASAMAGLLNIVPRYLPHFGMAPAWARATRPLVLVFTAVGFLITIIFQASVDAQGSAYATGVLVLITSAAIAVTLHARAAHQKGATIGFSIISVVFIYTTIANVIERPDGIRIAGLFILGIVIVSFVSRVARSMELRATAVTLDAAAQQMLDAQGEVVRLIAHEPTDVSPERYEAKLRHARAAHGLPHASVIFIEVEITDSSDFEGDLEVKGTNRYGYDIFTVQSTSVPNALAAVALHLQAVAGVSPHLYFRWTEGNPALNLLRFLLFGEGEIAPVTREVLREAEPQVQHRPWVHVG